Below is a genomic region from Vitis riparia cultivar Riparia Gloire de Montpellier isolate 1030 chromosome 5, EGFV_Vit.rip_1.0, whole genome shotgun sequence.
TGTAAACCAACATTACTCGAAGTCTGAGCGAAAGGGATGAGGCCAGAACGGCCAAGGACACTGTACATCAAGTTGACGAGAGAGCTTTTGCCAGAACCAGAGAGACCCACCAGGAGCATAGTGATAACCGGTGGAACATCCATATCTGCCTTGCTGATTCCACCGGTGGGGAGCCAGAAATCGCCGGAGTGGTAGGTGATGAGCTTGTGGCGGAGCTCATCCAGGCCTTGGTCGGCAACTAAGGCGAGTCTCTCCAGTTCTCGAAGGAGTCTGCGCCTGGGAGTAAGGTGTGAGAGGGTGTGAAGATCCAGTTTAAGACGGGCATGGTCTTGGAATTCCTGGGCTGTTCTCCACCAACAGAAGGCTGATCTTGAGCTTGAAGACTGCgtctcatcttcttcatttgaGAAGAATTCACCTGTCATTTCATTTGCCGCTCTTAAAAATTTGTTGGGATGGACGTCTTGGTGGTGGGAATACTATCCTAAGAGACTTCACAAGGTTGACTTTTTCCTCTCTGGTTGCTGTGAGAGATGGTAGCAGAGCTCAATCCCACACGACCCATAATTCCAATGTAATCATGAAATTTTGCAAAGATGGCTTGGAAAATGGTGTTCAAAGTCCAAGCTCTAGGGATTTTAGAAGACTAGTACAGTACACAAGCAAGAATTATTGGATCATGACAAAATGCTTGAGAACGTGTAtagaaaaaaatgtagaaatattttattaaaaggaataaatattTGGATTAATATTTGGAATAATATGTTGaagggtatttttatttttattttttaaattactttaactTTCAAGAAAGGTAAATCATTCTTccaaatttaggttttcaatgtTAACTTTAGTCCAataacccaattttttttttcttcaaaaggaACCTTATAACTCAAATCCTATTAATTTATGTCCAAATATCTTATCATTTTATATCCAAATTTACTGTGTGAAACCTCAATACCTCAAAGCTCAAGCTACCTCAATTccatttgtttatatttaatcCCTCATATTATTTCATCATACATTTCCAACGACCCAAATTTAATGTTCGATAGTTATTGTTACGTTACCTTAAAACTCTCCTAATCCTCGTCGTGGCACGGCACTTCGCATCTTTACATCATGTGCCGTCTTCTTCTTGAAAAGGTTCCCATCAAGGCACTAAGCACATGTGTCAGGCGAGAGTAAAAGCATTCTTCTTTcatgaaatgaatattttgaataCCATTTGGATCTTACTCAAATGGTAAAACTAGAATAAGATGGATTTGGATTTAGAGCAGCTAGAAATTAGGAAACAAAATCAATCAATGTACCAACTAGAACCCTTGATTTGTAATCAGACATAGGATATTGTGGTATCCACATGActacaaaacaacaaaaaaaattaatgtcatCCCCATGGGTTGTCTCATTGTCACCTGCCAAACCCTGGAGTAAATCCAAGGAGATGGAATCATCTTCCTTCACAAGCGAGTCCTTTAACGGTGCTTCTGATAATGAAATACCAACATTGCAacataaaata
It encodes:
- the LOC117914396 gene encoding uncharacterized protein LOC117914396 isoform X2 — protein: MTGEFFSNEEDETQSSSSRSAFCWWRTAQEFQDHARLKLDLHTLSHLTPRRRLLRELERLALVADQGLDELRHKLITYHSGDFWLPTGGISKADMDVPPVITMLLVGLSGSGKSSLVNLMYSVLGRSGLIPFAQTSRESSNYTTMFLEEHNALRSVRSGFCVYDTRGLDLNRMREGLEEISSWMADGVRHYQPCSRPEDDATTPPMGCQLSSARFTARPVNCAVLVVNLAEITKAFNNGDLKLAEATRDLFRCPAIRKSNEKPLLILTHGD